A genomic window from Algoriphagus sp. Y33 includes:
- a CDS encoding carbon-nitrogen hydrolase family protein — translation MSKQKEELEHRLKLRNIKLSDYDDIREIMVSIYKNQGGAWTKEELKNQLKAFPEGQIAIEDNGKVVAAALSLVVDYNKFGDNHTYDQITGFGKFDTHDMNGDTLYGTDVFVHTDYRGMRLGRRLYDVRKELCENLNLRSIIAGGRIPGYSNYADEMTPRKYIDLVKNKEIFDSVLSFQLANEFHVRKVITKYLPSDTDSRAYATLLEWINIYYEKDEKLIGNKKSIVRLGLVQWKMRRFSNVDDLMQQVEFFVDTVSGYKSDFCLLPEFFNAPLLAEFNDMDASEAIRNLADYTDEIVSRMSDLAVSYNLNIVAGSMPEYDGKKLRNVSYLCRRDGTQDKQYKLHITPDEASYWGLQGGNGINVFDTDAGRIGILICYDVEFPELGRILAEQEMDILFVPFWTDTKNAFLRVNTCAKSRAIENECYVAITGSVGNLPKVENMDIQYSQAAIYSPSDFSFPHDAVVAMASENEETIIVADVDLDLLTKQRKAGSVRNLEQRRLDLYSIQWKQKK, via the coding sequence ATGAGCAAGCAAAAAGAGGAGCTGGAGCATAGGCTAAAGCTTAGAAATATAAAACTCTCGGACTATGATGATATCCGGGAAATCATGGTTTCTATATACAAAAACCAAGGTGGAGCGTGGACGAAAGAAGAGCTTAAAAATCAGCTTAAGGCTTTTCCGGAAGGCCAAATCGCTATCGAAGACAATGGTAAAGTAGTGGCTGCTGCCTTGAGTTTGGTGGTGGATTACAATAAATTTGGGGATAACCATACTTACGATCAGATCACGGGTTTTGGCAAATTCGACACCCATGACATGAACGGCGATACGCTGTATGGCACGGATGTCTTTGTGCATACCGATTATCGGGGTATGCGTCTTGGGCGAAGGCTGTATGATGTGAGAAAGGAGCTTTGTGAGAATCTAAACCTCCGGTCGATTATCGCCGGAGGGAGAATTCCCGGTTATTCCAATTACGCGGATGAAATGACCCCTAGGAAATACATCGATTTGGTTAAAAACAAAGAGATTTTTGACTCGGTGCTGTCTTTTCAGTTGGCTAATGAATTTCACGTAAGGAAAGTAATTACCAAGTACCTGCCTTCGGATACAGACTCCAGAGCTTATGCTACGCTTCTGGAATGGATCAATATTTACTACGAAAAGGACGAAAAGCTAATAGGAAATAAGAAATCAATTGTCCGCTTGGGCTTGGTACAGTGGAAGATGCGTAGATTTTCCAATGTGGATGACTTGATGCAGCAAGTAGAGTTCTTTGTGGATACAGTTTCCGGCTATAAATCAGATTTTTGCCTGCTTCCTGAATTCTTCAATGCACCTCTTTTGGCAGAATTCAATGATATGGATGCTTCAGAAGCAATCCGTAATCTGGCAGATTATACCGATGAGATTGTGAGCCGAATGAGCGATTTGGCAGTTTCGTATAACCTGAATATTGTTGCGGGTTCCATGCCGGAGTACGATGGTAAAAAACTTAGAAATGTGAGTTACCTCTGTCGAAGAGATGGTACTCAGGATAAACAATACAAACTTCATATTACGCCGGATGAGGCTTCCTATTGGGGACTTCAGGGGGGGAATGGAATTAATGTTTTCGATACGGATGCCGGACGGATAGGTATTTTGATCTGCTACGATGTGGAATTTCCGGAGCTGGGAAGAATCCTGGCTGAGCAAGAAATGGATATTTTATTTGTACCATTCTGGACAGATACCAAGAACGCCTTCCTTAGGGTAAATACCTGTGCGAAGTCCCGTGCAATAGAAAATGAATGTTATGTAGCAATTACCGGTTCTGTAGGTAATCTTCCGAAAGTTGAGAACATGGATATTCAGTATTCCCAGGCAGCAATTTATTCTCCGTCAGATTTCTCTTTTCCCCATGATGCCGTCGTAGCCATGGCTTCAGAAAATGAAGAAACGATCATCGTGGCTGATGTGGATCTGGATCTTTTGACCAAGCAGCGGAAAGCAGGAAGTGTACGAAACCTAGAGCAGAGAAGGCTCGACCTTTATTCAATTCAATGGAAACAGAAAAAATAG
- a CDS encoding HAD family hydrolase: METEKIVADYFAHITEDVWERAAKIKLIITDIDAVMTDGGIIYDDNKLEFKKFNVKDGLIVYHLRKNGLMVGAITGRESYVVQNRCEELKFDFHYHGVKNKGKKFNEILETLELQAEEVAYIGDDLIDLPILVRVGLAVVPKDALEYVKPFAHYVSGFDGGKGVFREVGDLLLHAQGQLIPLINTLSLKEDDKK; encoded by the coding sequence ATGGAAACAGAAAAAATAGTCGCTGACTACTTTGCGCATATTACAGAAGATGTGTGGGAAAGAGCAGCAAAAATAAAACTGATCATCACTGATATAGACGCAGTGATGACTGATGGCGGCATCATCTACGATGATAATAAGTTGGAATTTAAGAAGTTCAATGTCAAAGATGGTCTAATTGTCTACCACTTACGGAAGAATGGACTGATGGTCGGAGCTATTACAGGAAGAGAATCTTATGTGGTGCAAAACCGCTGTGAGGAACTCAAGTTTGATTTTCATTACCATGGTGTAAAGAACAAGGGCAAAAAATTTAATGAAATATTGGAAACGCTGGAACTGCAGGCAGAAGAAGTTGCCTATATCGGTGATGACCTGATAGATCTTCCTATTTTAGTCCGTGTAGGACTAGCTGTAGTTCCTAAAGATGCGCTGGAATATGTGAAGCCCTTTGCTCATTATGTCTCAGGTTTTGATGGCGGAAAAGGGGTTTTTCGAGAAGTAGGAGACCTGCTACTACATGCTCAGGGTCAGCTTATTCCATTGATTAACACATTATCCCTAAAAGAAGATGATAAAAAATAA
- the kdsA gene encoding 3-deoxy-8-phosphooctulonate synthase encodes MIKNKKPMRITDSVILGEEKPVLFAGPCAVESYDICLEIGTKVKEWAEQHGFSYVFKASFDKANRTSSDSFRSIGMDKSLEVLQRVGNALNVPLVTDIHESYQVKDVAEVVDVLQIPAFLSRQTDLLLAAGESGKAVKIKRGQFMAPEDMQYAVTKVRSTGNENVCLTERGFSLGYHNLVVDMRGLPIMRQFAPVVFDITHSVQQPGGQGGSSGGQREFAPVLARAAAATGIDGFFIETHPDPSKALSDGPNLIPLHKMGQFLEMLKEAWVLGRKYQDFEVE; translated from the coding sequence ATGATAAAAAATAAAAAGCCCATGCGTATTACCGACTCGGTGATTTTGGGTGAAGAAAAGCCTGTTTTATTTGCAGGACCCTGTGCCGTAGAGAGCTATGATATTTGTTTGGAGATAGGCACCAAAGTCAAAGAATGGGCGGAGCAGCATGGTTTTTCCTATGTATTCAAAGCCTCTTTTGACAAAGCCAACCGTACCTCCTCAGATTCATTTCGAAGCATAGGAATGGACAAATCACTGGAAGTCTTACAACGTGTGGGCAATGCACTGAATGTGCCGTTGGTGACTGATATTCATGAAAGCTATCAGGTAAAGGATGTGGCGGAAGTAGTGGATGTTTTACAGATTCCGGCGTTTCTTAGTCGGCAGACGGATTTGCTTTTAGCTGCAGGCGAAAGTGGAAAAGCTGTCAAAATCAAGCGGGGTCAGTTTATGGCGCCCGAAGACATGCAATATGCAGTGACCAAAGTTAGATCGACGGGAAACGAGAACGTCTGCCTTACGGAAAGAGGTTTTTCTCTGGGCTACCATAATTTGGTAGTGGATATGAGAGGCCTGCCGATTATGCGTCAGTTTGCGCCTGTGGTCTTTGATATTACGCATTCCGTCCAGCAGCCGGGAGGGCAGGGAGGAAGCAGTGGAGGACAGCGGGAATTTGCCCCGGTTTTGGCAAGGGCGGCGGCAGCCACCGGTATTGACGGATTCTTTATAGAAACACACCCTGACCCTTCCAAGGCACTCAGCGATGGGCCTAACTTGATTCCCCTTCATAAGATGGGACAGTTCTTAGAGATGCTTAAAGAAGCTTGGGTGCTGGGTAGAAAATATCAGGATTTTGAAGTTGAATAA
- a CDS encoding murein L,D-transpeptidase: MLLSLAPGLFCFGQSTGLSDNIRIRLELDQPDVPLNVRSKELFAKGEIHQFYTNRIFEPAWIRQGVLTELAYELRFEINQSKFDGLNPYDYHLGLINEFFNQFESNKKQSIPNALDDLADLDLLLSDAFFHLAAHLEIGKVNPDNLTGNWHIITKTSKVSYNDLLEVALDRQQIRQSLETLYPTISIYKKGREVIRAMDEIRKQDSLNWKAVKITKTIKVGETNGGIPSLRERLLFWKYLQPYVYTDEKEYDSTMFVAVQNFQQRNGMEPDGALGKNTINALNQSPADLIDRAAVNMERLRWLPDTLRGAEMIVVNIANYQLDYLSNRDTLFSARVIVGTKYHASPIFSSAMSYIVFSPYWNLPASIVRNEVMPAVRKNPNYLAQKNMEVVTFSGKPVDPTSINWSGKSIPYMIRQKPGGHNSLGLVKFMFPNEYSVYIHDTPSRSLFTREDRALSHGCIRIQNPADFAALLLKDDAKWTPEKIDQAMHQSKEQIVNLDRKIPVVLLYLTFWADTKGQGHFRQDIYDRDKEVLEALRK, from the coding sequence ATGCTCCTGAGTTTAGCTCCGGGGCTTTTTTGTTTTGGGCAAAGCACCGGTCTTTCGGATAATATTAGAATAAGACTGGAGCTGGATCAGCCTGATGTTCCCTTAAATGTCCGCAGCAAAGAACTTTTTGCGAAGGGTGAAATTCATCAGTTTTATACCAACCGTATATTTGAGCCTGCTTGGATCCGGCAGGGAGTACTTACTGAGTTGGCTTACGAGCTTCGATTTGAAATAAACCAGAGCAAGTTTGATGGGCTCAATCCCTATGATTATCACTTGGGGCTGATCAATGAGTTTTTTAATCAATTTGAGTCCAATAAGAAGCAGTCCATTCCCAATGCATTGGATGATCTGGCGGACCTGGACTTATTGTTATCTGACGCATTTTTCCATTTGGCCGCACACTTGGAAATAGGCAAAGTGAATCCTGATAATCTCACCGGGAATTGGCATATCATTACTAAAACGTCCAAGGTTTCTTACAATGATTTGCTCGAAGTAGCTCTTGACAGGCAGCAGATCAGACAATCTCTGGAGACGTTATATCCGACGATATCGATATACAAAAAAGGGCGTGAGGTGATACGGGCAATGGACGAAATCCGTAAGCAGGATTCACTCAACTGGAAGGCGGTCAAAATCACTAAAACCATCAAAGTAGGAGAGACAAATGGCGGAATACCAAGCTTACGTGAGCGTCTGCTATTTTGGAAATACCTTCAGCCTTATGTCTATACGGACGAGAAGGAATATGATTCGACCATGTTTGTGGCGGTTCAGAATTTTCAGCAAAGAAACGGGATGGAACCTGATGGAGCTTTAGGCAAAAACACCATCAATGCACTGAATCAATCTCCCGCTGATCTCATAGATAGAGCGGCGGTGAATATGGAGCGCCTTCGCTGGCTGCCTGATACCTTAAGGGGGGCAGAGATGATTGTGGTCAACATCGCAAACTACCAATTGGATTACCTTAGTAATCGCGACACGCTATTTTCGGCGCGGGTGATCGTAGGAACGAAATATCATGCTTCTCCGATTTTTTCTTCTGCGATGAGTTACATTGTGTTTAGCCCCTACTGGAATTTGCCCGCTTCCATCGTACGGAACGAAGTGATGCCGGCAGTTCGCAAAAACCCAAATTACCTTGCTCAAAAAAATATGGAGGTGGTGACTTTTTCCGGCAAACCTGTGGATCCCACGTCTATAAATTGGAGTGGGAAATCCATACCGTATATGATTCGCCAAAAACCCGGAGGACATAATTCTTTGGGGTTGGTGAAATTTATGTTTCCTAATGAATATAGTGTCTACATTCACGATACGCCAAGCAGAAGCTTGTTTACCAGAGAAGACCGGGCACTGAGTCATGGTTGTATACGTATTCAGAATCCTGCGGATTTTGCTGCATTACTTCTGAAGGATGACGCAAAGTGGACTCCAGAGAAAATCGATCAGGCTATGCATCAGAGTAAAGAGCAAATCGTGAATCTTGACCGCAAGATTCCTGTGGTGTTGCTTTACTTAACTTTCTGGGCAGACACAAAGGGACAAGGCCATTTCAGACAGGATATCTATGATAGAGATAAGGAGGTACTGGAAGCACTTCGAAAATAG
- a CDS encoding murein L,D-transpeptidase yields MNKKIIIPIASVIVIALGLIWFFNQRRSDLTDELRQNLEGESSDVLAQSDFAGEIRDFYIKRDYLEIWLFNGTLSNSGKELLAQIEDSRYDGLQPEDYNLSQIYQLSSNPDKKNKKFRNLSSAQKVDLELLLTDGFLRLSHDLERGKVDPSTLDSNWKFEEKDTDVNYTSLLEEVASGKAVDKLFARLYPSSALYAQGRDAIKELYEIQKNDTLTWEFEPVEGAIKVGEEHAAIPVLRKRLIFWGFLKSYDMEAPNLFDSTMFEGLRKYQEANGMNPDGVIGSLVAESLNKSPQNLIDIASINMERLRWMPKIDWDQEMVLVNIANYQLDYMNKSDTVFTAKVIVGKEYNESPTFTAPMSYIVFSPYWNIPESITNDEIIPSVRKNKGYLAEKNMEVVSGSGEPVNAKNVDWSKSGDDFPYRVRQKPGGDNSLGLVKFMFPNEYNIYIHDTPARSLFERESRALSHGCIRIQNPDQFAKILLNNKSWDEEKIQEAMHQDKEEVVELDREIPVVLVYMTFWADKGGKANFRYDVYERDKALLKALRATKSSLDQA; encoded by the coding sequence ATGAACAAGAAAATAATTATCCCCATTGCTTCAGTTATAGTGATAGCATTGGGATTGATCTGGTTTTTCAATCAGAGAAGATCTGATTTGACAGATGAACTTCGGCAAAATTTAGAAGGAGAGTCCAGTGATGTTTTAGCCCAATCGGATTTTGCAGGAGAAATCAGAGATTTTTATATTAAAAGAGACTACTTGGAAATCTGGCTCTTCAATGGCACACTTTCCAATTCAGGAAAGGAATTACTAGCTCAGATAGAGGATTCCCGATACGATGGATTGCAGCCGGAAGATTACAATCTCTCTCAGATTTATCAACTCTCTTCTAATCCTGATAAAAAAAACAAGAAGTTTAGAAACCTCTCCTCGGCTCAAAAAGTTGATTTGGAGCTTCTGCTTACTGATGGTTTTCTCCGTCTTTCTCATGACTTGGAGAGAGGTAAAGTTGATCCCTCAACATTGGATTCCAATTGGAAGTTTGAAGAGAAAGATACCGATGTGAATTATACTTCACTGCTGGAGGAAGTGGCAAGTGGTAAGGCTGTTGATAAGCTATTCGCAAGATTGTATCCAAGTTCAGCGTTGTATGCACAGGGAAGGGATGCGATCAAAGAGCTGTATGAAATTCAAAAGAATGACACGCTCACCTGGGAGTTTGAGCCTGTAGAAGGAGCCATTAAAGTTGGGGAGGAGCACGCAGCTATTCCTGTCCTGAGAAAGCGTCTGATCTTTTGGGGTTTTTTGAAATCCTATGACATGGAAGCTCCCAATCTTTTTGATTCCACTATGTTTGAGGGACTTCGGAAATACCAAGAAGCAAATGGGATGAATCCTGACGGAGTAATCGGTTCGCTGGTCGCTGAGTCACTTAATAAATCCCCACAAAATCTTATAGATATTGCTTCCATTAACATGGAGCGACTCCGCTGGATGCCGAAAATTGATTGGGATCAGGAAATGGTACTTGTCAACATAGCCAACTACCAGTTGGATTATATGAATAAGTCTGATACAGTCTTCACGGCCAAGGTGATCGTGGGAAAGGAATACAATGAATCACCGACATTCACAGCACCGATGAGTTATATCGTTTTCAGTCCATATTGGAACATACCTGAGTCTATTACAAACGATGAAATTATTCCATCTGTAAGGAAAAATAAAGGCTATCTTGCTGAGAAAAACATGGAGGTGGTTTCCGGTTCCGGGGAGCCTGTCAATGCAAAAAATGTTGATTGGAGTAAAAGCGGTGATGATTTTCCGTACAGAGTGAGGCAGAAGCCCGGTGGGGACAATTCCTTGGGTTTGGTGAAATTTATGTTTCCAAACGAATACAATATTTACATTCACGATACACCTGCAAGAAGCCTTTTTGAGCGGGAGTCCAGAGCACTCAGCCATGGGTGTATTAGAATTCAAAATCCCGATCAATTCGCTAAAATCTTGCTAAACAATAAATCTTGGGATGAGGAAAAGATCCAAGAAGCCATGCATCAGGACAAGGAAGAAGTGGTAGAGTTGGACAGGGAAATTCCCGTGGTGTTGGTTTATATGACCTTCTGGGCCGATAAAGGCGGGAAAGCCAATTTTAGATATGATGTGTACGAAAGGGACAAGGCTCTTCTAAAAGCACTTAGAGCGACTAAATCAAGCCTTGATCAGGCTTGA
- a CDS encoding murein L,D-transpeptidase catalytic domain family protein — translation MLTQTLAITFLLFIGIFPNPDFIETTPNTVTTIDPTSAIYEGLHNTNGVLPSKEVFTLAIQGWNKMKGNLKSKVLTVIDFSLPSTAKRMWVIDPVKGEILLNSVVSHGRNSGDLMANAFSNQPESFKSSLGFYKTAETYSGKHGYSLRLDGLEKGFNDQARNRAIVIHGADYAREEFAKSVGRLGRSLGCPALPSELSAKAIDLIKEGSLLFIFGNDDTYLSKSSLIKA, via the coding sequence ATGCTTACACAAACTCTTGCGATTACTTTCCTATTATTTATAGGAATTTTCCCAAATCCGGATTTTATAGAAACCACTCCAAACACAGTCACAACCATCGATCCCACCTCAGCCATTTATGAAGGGCTACATAACACAAACGGAGTCCTTCCTTCCAAGGAAGTTTTCACTTTAGCCATCCAAGGATGGAATAAGATGAAAGGCAATCTCAAATCAAAAGTGCTCACAGTAATTGATTTCAGTCTTCCCTCCACGGCAAAGCGAATGTGGGTTATAGACCCTGTGAAGGGAGAAATCCTATTAAATTCAGTAGTATCTCATGGCAGGAATTCCGGCGACTTGATGGCCAATGCTTTTTCCAATCAGCCTGAATCCTTCAAGAGTAGCTTGGGTTTTTATAAAACTGCGGAAACGTACTCCGGAAAACATGGATACTCCCTTAGGTTAGACGGTTTGGAGAAGGGATTCAATGATCAAGCCCGAAACCGGGCCATTGTAATTCATGGAGCCGATTATGCCCGGGAGGAATTCGCCAAATCAGTAGGAAGGTTGGGAAGAAGCCTAGGCTGTCCCGCTCTCCCAAGTGAGCTTTCCGCCAAAGCAATTGACCTGATCAAAGAAGGATCTTTGCTTTTTATTTTCGGAAATGACGACACCTACTTATCTAAATCAAGCCTGATCAAGGCTTGA
- a CDS encoding 6-carboxytetrahydropterin synthase yields MKVSVYRKEHFNAAHRLHNSEWSDEENQAVFGKCNNPHFHGHNYELVVKLRGDMDPKTGYVYDMKVLSELIKEHVLRKLDHKNLNLDTDEFKELNPTAENIAVVIWNILREKIDRKFELTIRLYETERNFVEYDGD; encoded by the coding sequence ATGAAAGTATCAGTTTATAGAAAAGAACATTTCAACGCGGCACATCGCCTTCATAATTCTGAATGGTCAGATGAAGAAAACCAAGCCGTTTTTGGAAAGTGCAACAACCCGCATTTTCATGGTCACAACTATGAATTGGTAGTGAAACTGAGAGGGGATATGGATCCGAAAACCGGTTATGTCTATGACATGAAAGTGCTCAGTGAGTTGATCAAGGAGCATGTATTAAGAAAATTAGATCACAAAAATTTAAACCTGGATACCGATGAATTCAAAGAACTTAACCCAACCGCTGAGAACATTGCAGTGGTTATTTGGAATATTTTAAGGGAAAAAATTGATCGAAAATTCGAGTTAACAATTCGACTTTATGAAACAGAAAGAAACTTTGTTGAATACGATGGGGATTAA